The genome window AAGTTGGTCATCACGACCTGAGCGGCTCGGAGTGAGGCCTCGCCGCCGCGACTTTATGGCGCTCGCCGCCGACTCCTTCCCCGTATGACAGTGAGCTTCGACTTCAGCGACAGAGTCGCCGTCGTCACCGGCGCGTCGGGTGCGCTCGGCAGCGCCGTCGCCGAGGCGTTCCGGGACGCGGGCGCGACCGTCGCCGCCTGCGACGTGGTGGAACCGAGCAGCGACGACGCCCGACTCGACGCCGGTGACGGCATCGAGTTCTACAAAGCCGACTTCACCGACGAAGACGCCGTCTCCGAGACGATGGCGCGAATCGCCGACGACCACGGTCGAATCGACTACCTCGCCAACATCGCGGGGACGTGGCGCGGCGGGTCGCCAATCGAGGAGACGGAGGTGGACACGTTCGACTTCCTCTTCGACGTGAACCTGAAGACGATGTTTCTGGCCTCGAAGCACGCGATTCCCCACCTGAAGGACGAGGAGGGTGCCATCGTCTCCGTCTCCGCGCGGTCGTCGCTCGAAGGCGGCGAGGGCGACGGCATCTACCGGGCGTCGAAGGCGGGCGTGCGACTCCTGACCGAGACCATCGCCGAGGAGAACAAGGGGACGGTGAGAGCGAACGCGGTGATGCCGAGCGTCATCGATACGCCGCAGAATCGGGAGATGATGGAGGACGCCGACTTCGACAGATGGGTGAAACCGGAGGAGATCGCGCGGGTCGTCATGTTCCTCTGTTCGGACGGTGCGGCGGTGACCAGCGGTGCGGCAGTGCCCGTCTACGGCGAGGCGTAGACTCGCGGCACTCGCCCCGTCGTGTCGACGTCGCTACCGCGAGTACCGTCGAAAAACACTGCGAAGCGCCCGGCGGGGCGCGTTCAGAAGTACGTTTCCTGCAGGAAGCCGATGTAGTCCATCGTGCCCAGCGCCAGCGTGACGAGCAGGATGAGGATGACCGGAATGCGGAGCATCCAGATCCAGTACGTCTCGAACGCGCCGTCGCCGTTGCGACCCTGCGCGAGCTCCGCCAGCGAATCCTCCGCGTACGCCCAGCCGACGAAGATGGCCATCAGCGTGCCGCCGAGGACGAGCAGGATGTTGTTGGCGAACAGGTCGTACGTGTCGAGGTACGTGAGGTCCAGCGCCGTCGGGATGCCGACGACGAACAGGATGCCCGCGATGACGACCGTCGCTACCTTCCGGTCGACGCCGAAGTTGTCGATGGCGTAGGAGACGACGACTTCGAGGATGCTGAACGCGCTCGTGAGCGCCGCGATGCCCAGCATGAAGAAGAACACGAAGCCGATGACGTTACCGGCCGGCAGTTCGCCGAACGCCGCGGCGAGACTGATGAACACCGCGCCGGCACCGCCGGAGCCGGGTTCTGTACCCTGCGCGAACAGGAACGGGAAGACGACGAGACCGGAGAGGAACGCGATGAACGTGTCGATGGCGACGACGGTCAGTCCGTCGCCGAGCAGATTGCGGTCCTCGCCGAGGTAGGACGCGTAGGTAATCATCACGCCCATCCCGAGCGAGAGGGTGAAGAACGCCTGTCCGGCGGCGTCGGGGATGATAGAGAAGATGTTCGCGGAGATCTCGGCGAAGTCCGGCGAGAGGTAGTACGAGTACGCCTCGCCCGCCGAGTCGAGCGTCGCGCCGTAGGCGGCGAGAATCGCGAGCAGCACGATGACACTCGGAACCATCACCTTGGCCGCGCGTTCGAGGCCGTCGCGGATGCCGAGTGCGACGACGCCGGCGACGAGGCCCATGAAGACGGCGTGGAAAATGACGGCGTTCGTTCCGGACGCCGTCGAGAGGAAGTACTCCTCGGGTGCGCCGAAGTACGCCCCGGAGACGCTCCCGATGATGTACTGTAGCACCCACCCACCGACGACGCTGTAGTACGAGAGGATGATGAATCCGGCTAACGCGCCGATCGCGCCGATGAACGTCCACGCCGGTTTCCCGAGCCGTTCGAAGGCGTTCACCGGATTGCGCTGCGACCGCCTCCCGATGACGAACTCCACGAGGAGAACCGGTAGTCCGACGACGGCGATAAAGAGCAGGTAGACGACGAGGAACGCCGACCCACCCGCTTCCCCCGTCAGGAAGGGGAAGCGCCAAATGTTACCTAATCCCACTGCGCTACCGACCGCTGCCAAGATGAATCCGAGCCGTGTGGCCCAGGTTTCTCGTGCAGGCATGTGATGCCATATCTAAGAACTATCTTATAAACCCGCGTTATCTTCTCGCACAGTGGCACGTGGTAACGTCCGTATTTTTTAACAGTCACTACCGTGAACACTTTTTCGCGTCTGCACATCCGCAGAATATGTGACTTCGTATTCATGTGTCGAATCGTCACCGGAGACGGATTTCGAGCGAAAAATCGGTCCCGAAACCGCCGGAAGAGCGCCTATAATCCGTTATTTTTGCGCGCTGAGAGTTCTTCGACTCGAAACGCACTTTAGCGATGTCGGGCCAATGCCAAGCAATGACACGAGACGGACGGGCGATGCGCACATGACACGAGAGACGTGGGGGACGCGAATCGGCTTCATCCTCGCGGCGGTGGGGAGTGCGGTCGGGTTGGGCAACATCTGGCGGTTCCCCTGGGTCGCCGCCGAACAGGGCGGCAGCGCCTTCCTCGTCGTCTACCTCCT of Haloprofundus halophilus contains these proteins:
- a CDS encoding SDR family oxidoreductase, giving the protein MTVSFDFSDRVAVVTGASGALGSAVAEAFRDAGATVAACDVVEPSSDDARLDAGDGIEFYKADFTDEDAVSETMARIADDHGRIDYLANIAGTWRGGSPIEETEVDTFDFLFDVNLKTMFLASKHAIPHLKDEEGAIVSVSARSSLEGGEGDGIYRASKAGVRLLTETIAEENKGTVRANAVMPSVIDTPQNREMMEDADFDRWVKPEEIARVVMFLCSDGAAVTSGAAVPVYGEA
- a CDS encoding sodium-dependent transporter: MPARETWATRLGFILAAVGSAVGLGNIWRFPFLTGEAGGSAFLVVYLLFIAVVGLPVLLVEFVIGRRSQRNPVNAFERLGKPAWTFIGAIGALAGFIILSYYSVVGGWVLQYIIGSVSGAYFGAPEEYFLSTASGTNAVIFHAVFMGLVAGVVALGIRDGLERAAKVMVPSVIVLLAILAAYGATLDSAGEAYSYYLSPDFAEISANIFSIIPDAAGQAFFTLSLGMGVMITYASYLGEDRNLLGDGLTVVAIDTFIAFLSGLVVFPFLFAQGTEPGSGGAGAVFISLAAAFGELPAGNVIGFVFFFMLGIAALTSAFSILEVVVSYAIDNFGVDRKVATVVIAGILFVVGIPTALDLTYLDTYDLFANNILLVLGGTLMAIFVGWAYAEDSLAELAQGRNGDGAFETYWIWMLRIPVILILLVTLALGTMDYIGFLQETYF